The Helicobacter kayseriensis genomic sequence CGGTAGAAACATAGTTGCCACTTTTCAATTTTCTCTTTAAATGAAGCTTTGTTTTCTCGCACCTTTTCTTCTAGCTCTATTTCTCTAGCATAGAGTTCTTGAGCCCTCAGTTCAGAAGCATCGATGAGGTTGTGATATGCCAAGCGATTGCTTTTGAGCCTCCTAAACAAATCTCGCCAAAGTGAAGGGTTTTTTCTCTCTTGAGTATTAGTCTCATTCTTTATCTCATTCTCAATGTCATCATATTCATAGTGCAAGTGTTGATGCTCAATATTAAACTGATTGCCAAAGGTGCAATTCAAAAAATCAGGCTTTTTTGATCCAAAATCTGCCTCATCAAACGAAGTAATCCCCCCAAAGATACTTCCCCGAAAATCTGCCTTTTGCTTAAAACTTGTTTTATAAAAACTTGTTAGATCCTTGAATACTACTCCATTAAATCTTGCATTTCCCACAAATTCTACTTCAGAGAAATCTGATTCTTTAAAAACGACATTTTTAAATCCTGCTTTTTTGAAAGTTGTGGGCTTCTTCCCTCCATCTGTGTCAATGGAACAAAATGAAGTCTTTCCTCCAAAATAAACAGAATCAAATGCAACTTCCTCTTCAAAAGAAACACCCCGCCAGACTGAAGATGCTTCAAAAATTGTTTTCCTAAAAAATACTTGATGAAAAGAAACCTGACTCCACAAGGCATCTTTTGCAAATTTTGTCATCGCAAAACTTGTTTTCCCCTT encodes the following:
- a CDS encoding pentapeptide repeat-containing protein; translation: NAKFQAQATDSKTIENDFRATHFDGDVLFTLNDFKGKTSFAMTKFAKDALWSQVSFHQVFFRKTIFEASSVWRGVSFEEEVAFDSVYFGGKTSFCSIDTDGGKKPTTFKKAGFKNVVFKESDFSEVEFVGNARFNGVVFKDLTSFYKTSFKQKADFRGSIFGGITSFDEADFGSKKPDFLNCTFGNQFNIEHQHLHYEYDDIENEIKNETNTQERKNPSLWRDLFRRLKSNRLAYHNLIDASELRAQELYAREIELEEKVRENKASFKEKIEKWQLCFYRLTSDHHTDLAKIFNNVILLIALFGIFAFGSIKYGEKHLDYERRYFGSVETSAIDLSTRKTTYSLTKSELKTEKQDLQNLSWNQNNFSESFSIVFLCLAFVVSFGALISLDLLKNKLLIKIRNIFFYLLVFGVLIFKPTLLLPFIGKFLESSSSTSFPAMQSLSVVYCILMFLMLFSLQKTARKNSIIPS